The following proteins are encoded in a genomic region of Neurospora crassa OR74A linkage group VI, whole genome shotgun sequence:
- the nuo21.3c gene encoding NADH-quinone oxidoreductase chain I, variant, whose product MLTTTASSAAAVARQLTTRRVIAPSFVSQAIRTYATPAGPPPKGFRIPTPKTWDQEEEHVLDKNGRYFLLTEMFRGMYVAMEQFFRPPYTIYYPFEKGPISPRFRGEHALRRYPSGEERCIACKLCEAVCPAQAITIEAEERADGSRRTTRYDIDMTKCIYCGFCQESCPVDAIVESPNAEYATETREELLYNKEKLLSNGDKWEPELAAAIRADSPYR is encoded by the exons ATgctcaccaccactgcctCTTCGGCTGCGGCCGTCGCGCGCCAGCTCACCACCCGCCGAGTCATCGCCCCCTCCTTCGTCTCTCAGGCCATCCGCACCTACGCAACCCCCGCCGGTCCCCCGCCCAAGGGCTTCCGCATTCCGACGCCCAAGACGTGGGACCAAGAGGAGGAACACGTGCTGGATAAGAACGGACGGTACTTTCTTTTGACGGAGATGTTTAGGGGCATGTATGTGGCTATGGAGCAGTTTTTCAGGCCGCC GTACACAATCTATTACCCCTTCGAAAAGGGTCCCATCTCCCCCCGCTTCCGCGGCGAGCACGCCCTTCGTCGTTACCCGTCGGGCGAAGAACGCTGCATCGCCTGCAAGCTCTGCGAGGCCGTCTGCCCTGCTCAGGCCATCACCATCGAAGCTGAAGAGCGTGCCGATGGAAGCAGAAGGACGACCCGCTACGATATCGACATGACCAAGTGCATTTACTGCGGATTCTGCCAGGAGAGCTGTCCCGTGGATGCGATTGTGGAGAGTCCCAATGCGGAGTACGCAACGGAGACGAGGGAGGAGTTGTTGTATAACAAGG AAAAGCTACTCTCTAACGGAGACAAGTGGGAGCCTGAGCTTGCGGCTGCTATTCGCGCCGATTCACCTTACAGATAA
- the acp-1 gene encoding acp-1: MFRTAALTAARVARPAVASAVRAGVARPAFVQAVPKVAAFQAVRFYSAGGHLKKDEVFSRIAQVLSGFDKVNDPKNITETAHFANDLGLDSLDTVEVVMAIEEEFSIEIPDKDADQIHSVDKAVEYILSQPDAN; encoded by the exons atgTTCCGCACCGCCGCCCTCACTGCCGCCCGCGTGGCCCGTCCCGCCGTCGCCTCCGCCGTCCGCGCTGGTGTTGCCCGTCCTGCTTTTGTCCAGGCCGTCCCCAAGGTCGCTGCCTTCCAGGCTGTCCGGTTTTACAGCGCCGGTGGTCATCTCAAGAAGGATGAGGTCTTTAGCAGGATTGCGCAGGTGTTGAGTGGATTTGACAAG GTCAACGACCCCAAGAAC ATCACCGAGACCGCCCACTTCGCCAACGACCTCGGTCTTGACAGCTTGGACACCGTTGAGGTTGTTATGGCTATTGAGGAG GAGTTCTCCATCGAGATCCCCGACAAGGACGCCGACCAGATCCACTCGGTCGACAAGGCCGTCGAGTACATCCTCAGCCAGCCCGATGCCAACTAA
- a CDS encoding spindle poison sensitivity protein Scp3, producing MSATNGAAADYRSHSHIRSGSLNINPNPAGPGAAPTMIASPMPGGQLPATHRFDHSRSPPNTSHVPCKFFRQGACQAGSACPFSHDLSAAAETVCKYFAKGNCKFGPKCANIHVLPDGRRVNYGKGGVTIGAPPVALGARVNPTTYHQPSNSALTNSFLRADAVPPYSASAYGHHDEQYVPQPGQNGGGNGIPTIDTTYTSNPTTAFGSPRDEDLAARFGLGVSPVPKGLSVLDAPLPASFDSNGISHAARYGPWPSSVPEKFGLESSSLGMSVTQDVNTSHTLRALRNSAFGGNDNISQSLFSGDGFANSPPTHSSAAFYGSSLGGEDFGFGRRPMHSSSTRFAKPRLMSQSVPHDRDWDSDLIFDNEEDYVPAELANELLTPAERARRGSSTATVRGFDAPLDSTGLDATKFGSPISQSPSRWGQLFQRQKEEEEREKLESNGGSGSLSFMPIAGRSIKHPPSAFGHVGSPLRNSSLASAFVSEDSNRQGSLTGESLSALTQQFQRSKIGEDVSVISSSPRGLHPNLGRNGASGAGVIGKERGDSLQRHISSNSMSSTSGRFTTPIINEDNEEGEEEEQSEFVFTMEEEEDTTHAGENQKRNGSPLGNGGPLGNGGSSSSPWGSYAGASGNGLAAGGANGDDSKGQNGQNGVSKVGAIGAVGGK from the exons ATGTCCGCTACCAACGGTGCGGCCGCCGACTATCGTAGTCACAGTCATATACGATCGGGCAGTCTCAATATCAACCCAAACCCCGCCGGGCCTGGTGCTGCCCCGACCATGATTGCGTCTCCCATGCCTGGCGGCCAACTGCCAGCAACACACCGATTTGATCATTCACGTAGTCCGCCTA ACACATCACATGTTCCGTGCAAGTTCTTCCGCCAGGGCGCTTGCCAGGCCGGCTCCGCGTGTCCCTTCAGCCACGACCTCAGTGCCGCGGCCGAGACGGTGTGCAAATATTTTGCCAAG GGTAACTGCAAATTCGGTCCCAAGTGTGCCAACATCCACGTGTTGCCCGACGGCCGCCGTGTCAACTATGGCAAAGGCGGTGTTACGATCGGGGCCCCACCCGTCGCTTTGGGTGCCCGCGTGAACCCAACCACTTACCATCAACCATCCAACAGCGCCCTTACCAACTCGTTCCTCCGCGCCGACGCCGTTCCCCCGTACTCCGCCTCCGCTTATGGCCATCACGATGAACAATACGTCCCCCAGCCTGGCCAGAACGGCGGAGGCAATGGAATCCCGACCATCGATACCACTTATACCTCCAACCCCACTACCGCATTTGGCTCTCCCCGGGATGAGGATCTTGCCGCCCGCTTCGGTCTTGGCGTTTCTCCGGTCCCCAAGGGCCTGTCGGTCCTAGACGCACCCCTCCCCGCGTCCTTCGACAGCAATGGCATCTCCCACGCCGCCCGCTACGGCCCCTGGCCCTCCTCGGTTCCCGAAAAGTTCGGTCTGGAGTCCAGCTCCCTCGGCATGAGCGTGACCCAGGACGTCAACACCTCGCACACCCTCCGTGCGCTACGTAATTCCGCTTTCGGTGGAAATGACAACATCTCCCAGTCCCTCTTCAGCGGCGATGGATTCGCCAATAGCCCGCCCACTCACTCCTCGGCGGCCTTTTATGGTTCCAGCCTCGGCGGTGAAGACTTTGGTTTTGGCAGAAGGCCGATGCACAGCAGCTCGACCCGGTTTGCGAAGCCCAGGCTGATGAGCCAGAGCGTCCCCCATGACCGGGATTGGGACTCTGACTTGATCTTTGACAACGAGGAGGATTACGTGCCGGCAGAGTTGGCGAATGAGTTGTTGACCCCGGCCGAACGCGCGAGGAGGGGATCTAGCACCGCTACCGTTCGTGGCTTCGACGCCCCGTTGGACTCCACCGGGCTCGACGCGACCAAGTTCGGTAGCCCGATTTCTCAAAGCCCGAGCAGATGGGGACAGCTTTTCCAGCGccaaaaagaggaagaggagagggaaaagcTGGAGTCCAACGGAGGTAGCGGCAGTCTCAGCTTTATGCCCATCGCTGGCCGCAGTATCAAGCACCCGCCCTCGGCTTTTGGACACGTTGGCAGCCCGCTGCGTAACTCGAGCCTAGCCAGCGCCTTCGTATCTGAGGACTCCAACCGCCAAGGAAGCCTGACCGGCGAGTCGTTGTCTGCGCTCACTCAGCAATTCCAGCGTAGCAAAATCGGCGAGGACGTATCCGTCATCTCCTCTAGTCCTCGCGGTCTTCACCCCAACTTGGGCCGCAATGGAGCCTCCGGAGCCGGTGTCattggaaaggaaaggggagaCAGCTTGCAGAGGCACATTAGCTCCAACTCTATGAGCTCGACAAGCGGGAGGTTTACCACACCCATCATCAATGAGGATAAtgaggaaggcgaggaggaggaacagaGCGAGTTTGTCTTCaccatggaggaggaggaggacaccACCCATGCGGGGGAGAACCAGAAGCGTAACGGTAGCCCGCTGGGAAACGGAGGTCCGTTGGGTAACGGCGGGTCATCTTCGTCGCCTTGGGGAAGTTATGCGGGCGCTAGTGGGAACGGATTGGCGGCCGGTGGTGCGAACGGCGATGACTCGAAGGGTCAGAACGGCCAGAACGGTGTCAGCAAGGTGGGTGCCATTGGGGCTGTTGGTGGGAAATGA